A window of the Rhodoflexus caldus genome harbors these coding sequences:
- a CDS encoding T9SS type A sorting domain-containing protein, whose amino-acid sequence MVQPIQPYLARRKQLWIHHFFSLVLLTVIFVIGSVAEVYAQSCSCTFTSRPTGGSNPAVREWTDAGTWTTSGGAGCVGKTLPGPNDCVVINSNVRLSSGTVNVLGVINNSTLTVTGANTRLNVGPIGAPNNKVYFISGNSSTLSVINAAIVDVWGGWASANNGNTSAVGGTAGFFNVRNCGTVGGNPSLFDNRGTCDNINSPLSNPGTLIYCITCAACAGSSTQRQSAAPPGGQPGCNAIVTPLPITLVSFEAFVQQQEGSSEPYVALRWTTAREIDNDFFTIERSADGENFTEIQRIRGAGNSDAVISYGIADTAPLHGISYYRLKQTDFDGTFTYSKIVSVQVNLSLASRLSVYPNPNKGNGFFLNMKSEEVKSLAIYDLSGRLQAFCTDFELTSQGLQHVTATRLSKGSYLVKVLFADGQTAVRKLMVQ is encoded by the coding sequence ATGGTACAACCAATACAACCCTACCTTGCACGCCGCAAACAGCTATGGATACACCACTTTTTTTCGCTTGTGTTACTAACGGTAATATTCGTAATAGGCAGCGTTGCGGAGGTATATGCGCAGAGTTGTTCATGTACTTTTACCAGTCGCCCGACAGGTGGCAGTAATCCGGCTGTACGCGAATGGACAGATGCAGGCACATGGACTACCTCAGGTGGAGCAGGCTGCGTAGGCAAAACCCTTCCCGGGCCTAATGACTGCGTGGTTATCAACAGTAATGTACGGTTGAGTTCAGGAACTGTAAATGTTTTGGGAGTTATCAACAATTCTACACTAACCGTTACAGGTGCAAATACTCGCTTAAATGTCGGCCCTATTGGCGCACCGAATAATAAAGTATATTTTATCAGTGGTAATAGCAGTACTCTTTCGGTTATTAACGCTGCCATTGTAGATGTTTGGGGTGGATGGGCAAGTGCAAACAATGGTAATACAAGTGCTGTTGGCGGTACGGCAGGATTTTTTAATGTAAGAAACTGTGGTACTGTTGGTGGCAATCCCAGCCTTTTTGATAACAGAGGAACGTGTGATAATATAAATTCCCCCCTTTCAAATCCGGGAACACTGATTTATTGTATAACCTGCGCGGCCTGTGCAGGTAGTTCCACACAGCGGCAAAGTGCAGCCCCTCCGGGGGGGCAACCCGGGTGCAATGCCATTGTAACTCCTCTCCCCATCACCTTAGTCAGTTTTGAGGCCTTTGTGCAGCAGCAGGAAGGCAGCAGTGAGCCGTATGTAGCCCTGCGTTGGACAACTGCCCGCGAAATAGACAACGATTTCTTCACCATTGAGCGCTCTGCGGACGGGGAAAACTTCACCGAAATACAACGCATACGTGGTGCGGGCAACAGCGATGCTGTGATTTCCTACGGCATTGCCGATACTGCGCCTCTGCACGGCATCAGCTATTACCGCCTCAAACAAACCGACTTTGACGGCACTTTTACATACAGCAAAATAGTTTCCGTACAGGTAAACCTGAGTCTGGCAAGTCGCTTGTCGGTATATCCCAACCCTAACAAAGGCAATGGCTTTTTCCTGAATATGAAAAGCGAAGAAGTAAAATCGCTTGCCATCTACGACCTTTCAGGGCGCTTGCAGGCATTTTGCACCGACTTTGAACTTACCTCGCAAGGTCTACAACATGTTACTGCCACCCGCCTCAGCAAAGGCAGCTATCTGGTCAAAGTCTTGTTCGCCGATGGGCAAACGGCTGTCAGAAAGTTGATGGTGCAGTAA
- a CDS encoding antitoxin VbhA family protein yields MEGYKPFKATENRRFDLKNCKFKKHLRLENMFNTIEIDRNNLTIMGVKFSDLKTLESTANALGSNMFEGFEPTPKGIEIIRDYVTGKITLTELVALAKQKAYV; encoded by the coding sequence GTGGAAGGTTATAAGCCATTTAAAGCGACAGAAAACAGACGGTTTGACCTAAAAAATTGTAAATTTAAAAAGCATTTACGGCTGGAAAATATGTTTAATACGATAGAAATAGACAGAAATAACCTAACAATAATGGGGGTTAAGTTTTCAGACTTGAAAACACTTGAAAGTACTGCAAACGCTTTGGGGAGCAATATGTTTGAAGGATTTGAACCTACACCCAAAGGCATAGAAATTATAAGGGACTATGTAACCGGAAAAATTACGCTAACTGAACTTGTTGCATTGGCCAAACAAAAAGCCTATGTCTAA
- a CDS encoding Fic/DOC family protein: protein MSNSYKYIDPDFTYTDPQTGLLRNLQDITDPDVLLFVESSAVTKRLQELYEKPIKIKGIDTLFEIHRHLFQEIYAWAGKKRTVEISKDGKQFFPTSHFNNAFRYIDQLIADFKKIPKENKRRLAEKLAEILDNVNYLHPFREGNGRTQREFLRLLALEKGLILNLNPPDNKNVYERYMKGTIESDVKILAELIFELIDTNDK from the coding sequence ATGTCTAATTCCTATAAATACATAGACCCTGACTTCACCTACACTGATCCCCAAACAGGACTTTTAAGAAATTTACAGGATATAACCGACCCTGATGTATTGCTTTTTGTTGAGAGCAGTGCGGTAACAAAACGACTACAAGAGCTTTACGAAAAGCCAATAAAAATCAAAGGCATAGACACCCTTTTTGAAATTCACAGACATTTATTTCAAGAGATTTACGCTTGGGCAGGCAAAAAGCGGACAGTTGAAATTAGCAAAGATGGTAAGCAATTTTTCCCTACTTCGCATTTTAACAACGCTTTTAGATACATTGACCAACTAATTGCCGATTTCAAGAAAATTCCGAAAGAAAACAAAAGAAGGTTAGCTGAGAAATTGGCGGAAATTTTAGATAACGTAAACTACTTGCACCCGTTCAGAGAAGGAAACGGACGAACACAAAGAGAGTTTCTAAGACTCTTGGCATTAGAAAAAGGCTTGATACTCAACCTTAACCCTCCGGACAACAAAAATGTTTACGAACGATATATGAAAGGAACAATTGAAAGTGATGTAAAGATTTTGGCAGAATTGATTTTTGAACTGATTGACACAAATGACAAATAG
- a CDS encoding NupC/NupG family nucleoside CNT transporter has translation MEDYLRGFAGIAVLLSIGFLFSANRRAIDWRLVATGVVLQIIFGLLVMKVGFVADGFNALSRGFVTFLGFSQAGAQFLFADLATANGEKSLGVIFAFQILPTVIFFSTVSAGLYYLGILQKIVYGIAWLMARTMRLSGAESLAAAGNIFLGQTEAPLLVRPFVSRMTYSELMCLMTGGMATIAGGVLAAYVAFLGGDDPAQKAVYAAHLLSASLMNAPAGIVFAKMLVPETEADKIDRELKVNKENLGVNLIDALSNGAADGLKLALNIGGMLLAFIALIAMVNYILKDMVGEWLGLNTLVVESTGGQFKGFSLEYILGQMFRLVAFAIGVEWKDTLQVGSLLGQKTAINEFVAYLGLAEMKAAGSISPKSILIATFALCGFSNFSSIAIQIGGIGSMAPNQQGNLSKLGFRALLGASLACLMTAAVAGAIAG, from the coding sequence ATGGAAGACTATCTGCGCGGCTTTGCGGGCATTGCCGTATTATTGAGCATCGGTTTTTTGTTTTCTGCCAACAGGCGGGCAATAGACTGGCGGCTGGTAGCTACGGGCGTAGTTCTACAAATCATCTTTGGCCTGTTAGTGATGAAAGTAGGCTTTGTTGCCGATGGTTTTAATGCCCTCAGCCGCGGTTTTGTAACTTTTTTGGGCTTTTCTCAGGCGGGAGCACAGTTCCTCTTTGCCGATTTGGCTACTGCCAATGGTGAAAAATCTCTTGGGGTTATTTTTGCCTTTCAGATTCTGCCCACGGTCATTTTCTTCTCCACCGTATCGGCGGGGTTGTATTACTTGGGCATTTTGCAAAAAATCGTATATGGTATTGCTTGGCTGATGGCACGCACCATGCGCCTCTCGGGAGCGGAAAGTTTGGCCGCTGCCGGCAATATCTTTCTGGGGCAAACCGAAGCCCCTTTGTTGGTGCGTCCGTTCGTTTCCCGCATGACCTATTCGGAACTGATGTGCCTGATGACGGGCGGCATGGCAACCATTGCAGGCGGCGTATTGGCGGCCTATGTGGCATTTTTGGGCGGCGATGACCCCGCACAAAAGGCTGTATATGCGGCACATCTGCTCAGCGCATCGCTGATGAACGCTCCGGCAGGTATTGTATTTGCCAAAATGCTTGTTCCTGAAACCGAAGCCGATAAAATTGACCGCGAACTGAAAGTAAACAAGGAAAATCTGGGTGTAAACTTGATAGATGCGCTTTCCAACGGTGCAGCCGACGGCCTGAAATTAGCGCTGAATATTGGCGGCATGTTGCTTGCATTCATTGCGCTTATCGCCATGGTAAACTACATCCTCAAAGATATGGTTGGCGAGTGGCTGGGGCTGAATACACTGGTAGTTGAATCTACCGGCGGGCAGTTCAAAGGTTTTTCGTTGGAATATATCCTCGGGCAGATGTTCCGTTTGGTGGCTTTTGCCATTGGCGTGGAGTGGAAAGACACCTTGCAGGTAGGCAGTCTTTTGGGTCAAAAAACGGCCATCAATGAGTTTGTGGCTTACTTGGGTTTGGCGGAAATGAAAGCTGCCGGCAGCATCAGCCCCAAATCCATTCTGATTGCAACCTTTGCTTTGTGCGGCTTTTCCAATTTCAGTTCCATTGCCATTCAGATTGGCGGTATCGGAAGCATGGCCCCCAATCAGCAGGGGAATTTGTCCAAATTAGGTTTCCGCGCACTGTTGGGAGCCAGCTTAGCTTGTTTGATGACGGCTGCCGTTGCCGGTGCCATCGCAGGTTAG
- a CDS encoding acyl-CoA carboxylase subunit beta, which translates to MTKAEKSAELLRKNREALLGGGQNRIDAQHKKGKLTARERIDLLLDPGTFEEIGKFVMHRCKDFGLDKEYYLGDGVVTGYGKVNGRLVYVFSQDFTVFGGSLSETHAEKICKIMDLAMKNGAPVIGLNDSGGARIQEGVMSLGGYADIFYRNTLASGVIPQLSAIMGPCAGGAVYSPAITDFIMMVENTSYMFVTGPNVVKTVTHEEVTSEELGGASTHSAKSGVAHFACANEVECINHLKKLLSYIPQNCEEEPPMLPYTPSDETRPELDNIVPDNPNQPYDIREVIFGVIDEGENGFLEVHKNFAENIVVGFARLAGRSIGIVANQPAVLAGVLDINASIKAARFVRFCDSFNIPLLVFEDVPGFLPGTDQEWHGIITHGAKLLYAFCEATVPRVTVITRKAYGGAYDVMNSKHIGADMNYAWPTAEIAVMGAKGAAEIIFRKEISEATDPEAALKEKEAEYNHKFANPWRAAHRGFIDEVIEPHQTRQKLITAFEMLQNKAVSLPRKKHGNIPL; encoded by the coding sequence ATGACGAAAGCCGAAAAATCAGCGGAATTGCTGCGTAAAAACCGCGAAGCCCTGTTGGGTGGCGGACAAAATCGTATTGATGCGCAACACAAAAAAGGCAAACTCACAGCCCGCGAGCGCATAGACCTGCTGCTCGACCCCGGCACTTTTGAGGAAATCGGCAAGTTTGTGATGCACCGCTGCAAAGATTTCGGCTTAGACAAGGAATACTACCTCGGCGATGGTGTAGTTACCGGCTACGGCAAAGTAAACGGACGTTTGGTGTACGTATTCTCGCAAGATTTTACGGTTTTCGGCGGCTCGCTTTCCGAAACACACGCCGAGAAGATTTGCAAAATCATGGATTTGGCCATGAAAAACGGTGCGCCCGTTATTGGCTTGAACGATTCGGGGGGGGCGCGTATTCAGGAAGGCGTTATGTCGCTGGGCGGCTATGCCGATATTTTTTATCGCAATACGCTTGCTTCGGGCGTTATCCCGCAATTGTCTGCCATTATGGGGCCATGCGCAGGCGGTGCGGTTTACTCACCTGCCATCACGGACTTTATCATGATGGTAGAAAACACTTCTTACATGTTCGTAACAGGCCCCAACGTTGTTAAAACCGTTACGCATGAGGAAGTAACTTCCGAAGAACTCGGCGGCGCAAGCACCCACAGCGCCAAAAGCGGCGTGGCACACTTTGCCTGTGCCAACGAAGTGGAGTGCATCAATCACCTGAAAAAATTACTGAGCTATATTCCGCAAAACTGCGAAGAGGAGCCTCCGATGCTGCCCTATACACCATCGGACGAAACCCGCCCCGAATTGGATAACATTGTTCCCGACAACCCGAATCAGCCCTACGACATCCGCGAGGTAATTTTTGGTGTGATTGATGAAGGCGAAAACGGTTTTCTGGAAGTACATAAAAATTTTGCCGAAAACATTGTGGTGGGTTTTGCGCGTTTGGCAGGCCGCAGCATCGGCATTGTAGCCAATCAGCCCGCTGTGCTGGCAGGCGTGCTGGACATCAACGCAAGCATCAAGGCAGCGCGTTTTGTGCGCTTCTGCGATTCGTTTAATATCCCGCTCTTGGTGTTTGAAGATGTTCCGGGCTTCCTCCCCGGCACCGACCAAGAGTGGCACGGCATCATCACGCACGGAGCAAAACTGCTCTATGCCTTCTGCGAAGCCACTGTGCCGCGCGTAACCGTGATTACACGCAAAGCATACGGCGGTGCGTACGATGTGATGAATTCCAAGCACATCGGGGCAGACATGAATTATGCTTGGCCGACGGCAGAAATCGCCGTGATGGGTGCAAAAGGTGCCGCCGAGATTATCTTCCGCAAAGAAATCAGCGAAGCCACAGACCCGGAGGCAGCGCTGAAAGAAAAAGAGGCAGAATACAACCATAAATTTGCGAACCCTTGGCGTGCGGCACATCGCGGCTTTATTGATGAGGTAATTGAGCCGCACCAAACCCGTCAAAAACTGATTACGGCTTTTGAAATGTTGCAAAACAAAGCGGTTTCGCTGCCGCGTAAAAAACACGGCAATATTCCGTTGTAA
- a CDS encoding glycosyltransferase: MKKVLIISYYWPPSGGIGVLRCLKIAKYLRHYGWEPVVYTAANAHYPSLDESNFKDIPTGMTVLKHPIFEPYAYYKKFLGKPADANVNNDLVAAGRTDWKYKLSVFIRSNFFIPDARAMWIKPSVKFLLNWLKTNRVDAILSDGPPHTNTVIACKIRQATGLPWLADFQDPWTQVDYYQRLILTPWADAKHRRMEQEAFRTANVTTIVSPTWKRDLESIGAKNVHVIPWGYDEDDFKGLNYAPDWKLTLTHAGLIGEDRNPEQLFAAMAEMAQESPEFRQVFSLRLFGQLDASVHEAIARYKVQDMTEILPAVSRAESLKRLVNSQALLLILNKADNAQGRIPGKLFEYLAAKRPVLGIGNTGSDTDHILQQCEAGRCVAHEDKEGIKAALRYFYNAYKQYGNLPATTNEAAVAQYTNRRLTGQFAALLDGISK, from the coding sequence ATGAAAAAAGTACTGATAATTTCCTATTACTGGCCTCCCAGCGGCGGCATTGGCGTATTGCGTTGCCTGAAAATTGCCAAATACTTGCGCCACTACGGCTGGGAGCCTGTCGTTTACACCGCTGCCAATGCGCACTACCCCTCGTTGGACGAAAGCAATTTCAAAGATATTCCGACGGGTATGACGGTGCTCAAACACCCGATTTTTGAGCCGTATGCCTACTATAAGAAATTTTTGGGCAAGCCTGCCGATGCCAACGTCAATAACGACTTGGTAGCCGCAGGGCGCACCGATTGGAAATACAAACTTTCGGTATTCATTCGCAGCAACTTTTTCATTCCCGATGCGCGGGCAATGTGGATTAAACCTTCGGTAAAGTTTCTGCTCAATTGGCTGAAAACCAATCGCGTAGATGCTATCCTCTCCGACGGGCCGCCGCATACGAACACCGTAATTGCCTGTAAAATCCGACAGGCAACGGGGCTGCCTTGGCTTGCCGACTTCCAAGACCCGTGGACTCAGGTGGACTACTACCAACGGCTCATCCTGACCCCATGGGCAGATGCCAAACACCGCCGCATGGAGCAAGAGGCTTTCCGAACGGCTAACGTTACAACCATTGTCAGCCCCACTTGGAAACGCGATTTGGAAAGCATCGGGGCAAAGAACGTACACGTGATTCCTTGGGGCTACGACGAAGACGATTTTAAAGGCTTGAACTACGCCCCCGACTGGAAACTGACCCTCACTCATGCGGGGCTGATTGGCGAAGACCGCAACCCCGAGCAACTCTTTGCCGCCATGGCAGAAATGGCACAGGAAAGCCCCGAGTTCCGACAGGTGTTTTCATTGCGGCTTTTTGGGCAATTGGATGCCTCTGTGCATGAGGCAATTGCACGCTACAAGGTGCAAGATATGACAGAAATACTGCCTGCCGTGAGTCGCGCAGAGTCTTTAAAACGCTTGGTAAACTCGCAGGCGCTGCTTTTGATTTTGAACAAGGCCGACAACGCACAGGGACGCATTCCGGGCAAATTGTTTGAATATTTGGCAGCCAAACGCCCCGTGTTGGGCATCGGCAATACAGGCAGCGACACCGACCATATTTTGCAGCAATGCGAGGCCGGCCGTTGCGTAGCACATGAAGACAAAGAAGGGATAAAGGCTGCACTGCGCTACTTCTACAATGCCTACAAACAATACGGAAACCTGCCCGCCACTACCAACGAGGCAGCCGTAGCGCAATATACCAATCGCCGCCTGACAGGTCAGTTTGCTGCACTGTTGGACGGTATCAGTAAGTGA